A stretch of Metabacillus sp. FJAT-52054 DNA encodes these proteins:
- the trxA gene encoding thioredoxin, whose protein sequence is MAISHVTDQNFSAETGEGVVLADFWAPWCGPCKMIAPVLEELDQDMGDKVKIVKLDVDENQETAGKYGVMSIPTLLVFKNGEVVDKAVGYQPKEALAELLSKHA, encoded by the coding sequence ATGGCTATTTCACACGTAACGGATCAAAACTTTTCTGCTGAAACTGGAGAAGGCGTCGTTCTTGCAGATTTCTGGGCACCTTGGTGCGGACCTTGCAAAATGATCGCCCCAGTACTTGAAGAACTGGATCAAGACATGGGTGACAAAGTAAAAATCGTCAAACTTGACGTTGATGAAAATCAAGAAACAGCTGGCAAATACGGCGTAATGAGTATTCCTACACTGCTTGTTTTCAAAAACGGCGAAGTTGTAGACAAAGCGGTTGGCTACCAGCCGAAAGAAGCTCTAGCCGAATTGCTAAGCAAACACGCATAA
- a CDS encoding DUF350 domain-containing protein: MNPFWENELVQTAAYYSVVVLCMVVFMSIFELVTKYKNWDEIQKGNLAVAMTTGGKIFGIANIFRFSIEQHNSLFEMIGWGCYGFFLLLLGYFIYEFLTPKFRIDEEIEKDNRAVGFISMVISVGLSYVIGSNI, from the coding sequence ATGAATCCTTTCTGGGAAAATGAACTGGTCCAGACTGCTGCCTATTACAGTGTTGTTGTTTTATGTATGGTCGTGTTCATGAGTATCTTTGAACTTGTAACCAAATATAAAAATTGGGACGAAATTCAAAAGGGAAACCTTGCAGTGGCCATGACAACCGGCGGAAAAATTTTCGGGATCGCCAATATCTTTCGTTTTTCCATTGAACAGCATAACTCGCTTTTTGAGATGATTGGCTGGGGCTGCTACGGCTTCTTTCTATTGCTGCTCGGTTATTTTATTTATGAGTTTTTAACACCAAAATTCCGGATTGATGAAGAAATTGAAAAAGACAACCGTGCAGTAGGATTCATTTCAATGGTCATCTCAGTGGGGCTATCCTACGTCATTGGATCAAACATTTAA
- a CDS encoding TetR/AcrR family transcriptional regulator, which produces MKQNKPKYKQIIDAAVIVIAENGYHQAQVSKIAKQAGVADGTIYLYFKNKEDILVSLFQEKMGLFIEKIEGETSGRTKAADKLYVLIEKHFSLLSDDHHLAIVTQLELRQSNKDLRLRINEVLKGYLNVLDSIIQTGIDTGEFREDLNLRLARQMIFGTIDEIVTTWVMNEEKYDLVALAGQVHHMIVRGFGNSQ; this is translated from the coding sequence GTGAAACAAAACAAACCGAAATACAAACAGATTATTGATGCGGCAGTTATTGTAATTGCTGAGAATGGATACCATCAGGCACAGGTTTCAAAGATTGCCAAGCAAGCCGGTGTAGCAGATGGAACCATCTATTTATACTTCAAAAATAAAGAAGATATCCTCGTTTCATTGTTCCAGGAGAAAATGGGGCTCTTTATTGAAAAGATTGAAGGAGAAACTTCCGGAAGAACGAAAGCTGCAGATAAGCTTTACGTTCTGATTGAAAAGCATTTTTCTCTCCTTTCAGATGATCATCATCTTGCAATCGTCACGCAGCTTGAATTGAGACAATCCAATAAAGATCTCAGGCTCAGGATTAATGAAGTGCTTAAGGGATACTTGAATGTATTGGATTCTATTATTCAAACAGGGATCGACACCGGTGAATTCAGGGAAGACCTGAACCTGCGCCTTGCAAGGCAAATGATTTTCGGTACAATTGATGAAATTGTCACCACATGGGTAATGAATGAAGAAAAGTATGACCTGGTGGCTCTGGCCGGACAGGTTCATCATATGATTGTCCGCGGCTTTGGGAACAGTCAATAA
- a CDS encoding electron transfer flavoprotein subunit beta/FixA family protein, protein MNIFVIMKRTFDTEEKISISSGRIQEDGAEFIINPYDEYAIEEAIQIRDAEGGEVTVVTIGGEEAEKELRTALAMGCDKAVLVNTEDDLEDGDQFTSAKILSEFLKDKDADLILGGNVAIDGGSGQVGPRLAELLDIPYVTTITKLEIQGRKATVTRDVEGDSEIIETSLPLLITAQQGLNEPRYPSLPGIMKAKKKPLDELELDDLDLEEDDVEPKTKTIEIYMPAKKEAGKILQGELDAQVKELVSLLRNEAKVV, encoded by the coding sequence ATGAATATTTTTGTAATCATGAAGCGCACGTTTGATACGGAAGAGAAAATTTCCATCAGCAGCGGAAGAATTCAAGAGGATGGAGCCGAATTTATCATCAATCCTTATGATGAATATGCGATTGAAGAAGCCATTCAGATCAGGGATGCTGAAGGCGGAGAAGTGACTGTTGTCACAATCGGCGGCGAAGAAGCAGAAAAAGAATTGCGCACCGCTCTTGCAATGGGCTGCGATAAAGCAGTTTTAGTCAATACGGAAGATGACCTGGAAGACGGCGATCAGTTTACATCTGCAAAAATCCTTTCTGAGTTTTTAAAGGATAAAGATGCAGACTTGATCCTTGGCGGAAACGTTGCGATCGACGGCGGGTCTGGTCAGGTTGGGCCGCGCCTTGCAGAGCTTCTGGATATTCCTTACGTTACGACAATCACAAAACTTGAAATCCAAGGCCGCAAAGCAACAGTCACTAGAGACGTTGAAGGAGATTCGGAAATTATCGAAACCTCCCTTCCGCTTCTTATTACAGCGCAGCAAGGACTGAATGAACCACGCTATCCTTCATTGCCGGGAATCATGAAAGCGAAGAAAAAGCCGCTGGATGAGCTTGAACTGGATGACCTGGATCTTGAAGAAGACGATGTAGAGCCAAAAACAAAAACCATTGAAATTTATATGCCTGCCAAGAAGGAAGCTGGGAAAATCCTTCAGGGAGAATTGGATGCACAGGTAAAAGAGCTTGTCAGCCTGTTAAGAAACGAAGCAAAAGTCGTATAA
- a CDS encoding DinB family protein — MYITVADFIAEWKKEAGLTQKLMDGLTDDSLKQQVYPEGRTLGSIVWHFTVNIPDYLAEFGLEIDRIGTEENVPSSAQEIAAAFKDVSAEAARVIQEQWKDETLRQVQKAFGRQESNASILMGLIKHIVHHRGQATVLMRQAGLKPAWIYGPAKEDWMEMGIQPRL; from the coding sequence ATGTATATAACCGTTGCAGATTTTATTGCTGAATGGAAAAAGGAAGCAGGATTAACTCAAAAGCTAATGGATGGTTTGACAGATGATTCATTGAAACAGCAAGTGTATCCGGAAGGGCGTACATTAGGAAGCATTGTCTGGCACTTCACGGTGAATATTCCAGATTATTTAGCCGAGTTCGGACTGGAGATTGACCGTATCGGAACTGAGGAAAATGTGCCATCGTCTGCACAGGAAATAGCAGCAGCCTTCAAGGATGTAAGTGCTGAGGCAGCTAGAGTCATTCAGGAACAATGGAAGGATGAAACACTCAGACAAGTGCAGAAAGCCTTTGGAAGACAAGAATCAAATGCTTCGATTCTGATGGGGCTGATTAAACACATTGTTCATCATCGCGGACAAGCGACCGTTCTTATGCGCCAGGCGGGATTAAAGCCGGCATGGATTTATGGGCCCGCAAAAGAAGATTGGATGGAGATGGGCATTCAGCCGCGGCTTTAA
- a CDS encoding enoyl-CoA hydratase → MGYLTIQKEQFVASVKIDNPPANALGSYVLEELAGFIEEAEHDPSIRVILLYGEGKFFSAGADIKEFTTVASGAEFSKLAAKGQQLFERIESFSKPVIAAIHGAALGGGLELAMSCHIRLVTENAKLGLPELQLGLVPGFGGTQRLPRYIGQAKALELMATSEPISGAEAAKLGLATNAVPDEILLHEAKQLALKMASKSPNTIKAVLELLSFGKSADFHRGMEREAVLFGEVFDKQDAKEGIQAFLEKRTPQFKGE, encoded by the coding sequence GTGGGATACTTAACGATTCAAAAAGAACAATTTGTAGCTTCGGTTAAAATTGATAATCCCCCTGCAAATGCATTAGGTTCCTACGTTCTTGAGGAATTAGCAGGATTCATAGAAGAAGCGGAACACGATCCTTCCATCCGTGTCATATTGCTGTACGGCGAAGGGAAATTTTTCTCTGCAGGAGCTGATATTAAAGAATTCACCACTGTTGCGTCTGGAGCCGAATTTTCAAAGCTTGCAGCAAAGGGCCAGCAGCTGTTTGAAAGAATAGAAAGCTTCAGCAAGCCGGTCATTGCAGCCATTCATGGAGCAGCATTGGGAGGCGGCCTTGAACTTGCAATGTCCTGCCATATTCGTTTAGTGACAGAAAATGCTAAGCTTGGTCTGCCGGAGCTGCAGCTTGGGCTGGTGCCTGGTTTTGGCGGTACACAGCGTCTGCCGCGCTACATTGGCCAGGCAAAAGCACTGGAATTGATGGCGACAAGCGAACCGATCAGCGGGGCGGAAGCAGCGAAGCTTGGACTTGCAACCAATGCGGTTCCGGATGAAATACTTCTTCATGAAGCAAAACAGCTCGCTTTAAAAATGGCTTCTAAAAGTCCGAATACAATCAAAGCGGTCCTTGAGCTTCTAAGCTTTGGAAAGTCAGCAGACTTCCACAGAGGAATGGAAAGAGAAGCCGTTCTTTTTGGAGAAGTTTTTGATAAACAGGATGCAAAAGAAGGAATTCAGGCTTTTCTTGAGAAACGCACTCCTCAATTTAAAGGGGAATAG
- a CDS encoding endonuclease MutS2, with translation MQEKGLRVLEFHKIRQQLTNHAASSLGKERAEALLPTRDLNEAEKRQQETFEAADILRVRGHAPFGGLTDIRASLKRAKIGGVLSAHECMSTAGVLYAGRQMKQFILELAEDEILTIPYSEEKARLIEPLSELEKKINQCVDDNGDILDHASDLLRSLRQQLRTLESRVRQKLESMIRSSAAQKMLSDAIITIRNDRFVIPVKQEYRSSYGGIVHDQSSSGATLFIEPQAIVDINNSLQQAKVKEKQEIERILRELSEAIAVEADLILSNVEVLADLDFMFTKARYAKAIKASRPLMNDRGYIKMIKARHPLLSSDEVVANDIVLGDSYSTIVITGPNTGGKTVTLKTIGLCTLMAQSGLQVPAADGSEMAVFDSVYADIGDEQSIEQSLSTFSSHMVNIVDILKKADEKSLVLFDELGAGTDPQEGAALAISILDEVYGRGSTVVATTHYPELKAYGYNREGVVNASVEFDVETLSPTYRLLIGVPGRSNAFEISRRLGLSEHVIDYAKSNMNAESNEVDTMIASLEESKKEAEAETAEAEQFRKDAEDLHKELQKQILEFNEQRDRLFVEAEQKAAEKLDEAKKEAEEIIRHLRKLQKEQYGSIKEHELIHAKKRLEEAQPVFAKSSPQKKQEKAKEDHSLKPGDEVKVISFGQKGILLEQSGNKEWHVQIGILKMKVKESDLQYMSRPKPVVEKPLATVKGKDYHVSLELDLRGERFENAISRVEKYLDDAVLAGYPRVSIIHGKGTGALRKGVQELLKNHRSVKNTRFGEAGEGGSGVTIVELK, from the coding sequence TTGCAGGAAAAAGGATTGCGTGTTTTAGAATTTCATAAAATCAGGCAGCAGCTGACGAATCATGCTGCCTCATCACTGGGTAAAGAAAGAGCCGAGGCTCTGCTGCCGACAAGGGACCTCAATGAAGCGGAGAAGCGGCAGCAGGAAACGTTTGAAGCAGCTGATATATTAAGAGTGAGAGGTCATGCTCCATTTGGCGGCCTGACCGATATAAGAGCAAGTCTCAAACGGGCAAAAATAGGGGGAGTGCTCAGTGCGCATGAATGTATGAGCACAGCAGGCGTTCTTTATGCAGGGAGACAAATGAAGCAATTTATTTTAGAGCTTGCTGAAGATGAAATCCTGACCATTCCTTATTCAGAGGAAAAGGCCCGTCTTATTGAGCCCCTGTCAGAGCTTGAGAAAAAAATCAATCAGTGCGTGGATGATAATGGAGATATCCTGGATCATGCGAGTGATTTGCTTCGCTCGCTCCGCCAGCAGCTGAGAACGCTTGAATCCCGCGTCCGTCAAAAGCTTGAATCCATGATTCGTTCCTCTGCGGCGCAAAAAATGCTTTCAGATGCCATTATTACCATTAGAAATGACCGGTTTGTTATTCCCGTTAAGCAGGAATACCGTTCATCATACGGTGGAATTGTCCATGACCAGTCATCATCAGGAGCGACTCTGTTTATTGAACCGCAAGCGATTGTTGACATCAATAATTCTCTTCAGCAGGCAAAGGTAAAAGAAAAGCAGGAGATTGAACGGATTTTGCGGGAGCTGTCAGAGGCGATAGCTGTTGAAGCAGATCTTATTCTTTCCAATGTAGAAGTATTGGCCGACCTGGACTTTATGTTTACAAAAGCGAGGTATGCAAAAGCAATTAAAGCTTCTCGCCCGCTTATGAATGACAGAGGCTATATCAAAATGATAAAAGCCCGCCATCCGCTATTATCTTCAGATGAAGTTGTTGCCAATGATATTGTACTCGGAGACTCGTATTCAACAATCGTTATTACCGGACCGAATACAGGAGGGAAAACTGTTACCCTCAAGACGATTGGCCTTTGCACATTGATGGCTCAATCAGGTTTGCAGGTTCCGGCTGCCGATGGATCAGAGATGGCTGTTTTCGATTCTGTCTATGCAGATATAGGCGACGAGCAATCCATTGAACAAAGCTTGAGTACCTTCTCCTCCCACATGGTAAACATCGTAGACATCTTGAAAAAAGCGGATGAAAAGAGTCTCGTCCTTTTTGATGAACTTGGAGCGGGTACAGATCCGCAGGAAGGGGCAGCTCTTGCGATTTCCATCCTGGATGAAGTATACGGCAGGGGATCAACTGTAGTCGCTACAACTCACTACCCAGAGTTAAAAGCGTATGGCTACAACCGGGAAGGTGTCGTAAATGCGAGCGTTGAGTTTGATGTTGAGACATTGAGCCCGACCTATCGCTTGCTGATCGGAGTACCAGGCCGAAGCAACGCCTTTGAAATTTCAAGAAGACTAGGTCTGTCCGAGCATGTCATCGACTATGCTAAGTCGAATATGAATGCAGAAAGCAATGAAGTCGATACGATGATTGCTTCACTTGAAGAAAGCAAAAAAGAGGCGGAAGCAGAAACAGCAGAAGCAGAACAATTCCGCAAAGATGCTGAAGATCTTCATAAAGAGCTCCAAAAGCAAATTCTGGAGTTTAATGAGCAGCGCGACAGACTGTTCGTGGAAGCAGAACAAAAGGCGGCAGAAAAGCTGGATGAAGCAAAAAAGGAAGCGGAAGAAATTATCCGTCATCTGCGCAAGCTTCAAAAGGAACAATATGGATCGATAAAGGAGCATGAGCTGATCCACGCCAAAAAACGCCTGGAGGAAGCTCAGCCTGTCTTTGCGAAATCCTCGCCTCAAAAGAAGCAGGAAAAAGCGAAGGAAGATCATTCTCTTAAACCTGGTGATGAAGTGAAGGTAATCAGCTTCGGGCAAAAAGGAATTCTGCTTGAGCAATCAGGCAACAAGGAATGGCATGTTCAAATCGGAATTTTAAAAATGAAAGTGAAAGAATCCGATCTTCAATATATGAGCAGGCCGAAGCCTGTTGTTGAAAAACCGCTAGCAACAGTAAAAGGGAAAGATTATCATGTTTCCCTTGAACTTGATTTAAGGGGAGAGCGTTTTGAAAATGCAATTTCGAGAGTAGAAAAATATCTGGATGATGCGGTACTGGCCGGCTATCCGAGGGTATCCATTATCCACGGCAAAGGAACCGGAGCATTGCGCAAAGGAGTACAGGAACTCCTGAAAAACCATCGCAGTGTGAAAAATACACGGTTCGGAGAGGCCGGAGAAGGCGGCAGCGGTGTCACCATCGTTGAGCTCAAATAA
- a CDS encoding electron transfer flavoprotein subunit alpha/FixB family protein: MARKVLVLGEVRDQSLRNVSFEAIAAGKVVSEGGEIVAVLIGDQVSALAEEMIQYGADRVVTVEDEKLAAYTPDGYSQALMAVVEEEKPEGMVFGHTALGKDLSPKIAAKLNLGLVSDATGVEEAGGNIVFTRPIYSGKAFEKVIVTEGIIFASIRPNNIAPLEKDESRSGEVRSVTAEIKDLRTIVKDVIRKATEGVDLSEAKVIVAGGRGVKSTDGFNPLKELADVLGGAVGASRGACDADYCDYSLQIGQTGKVVTPDLYIACGISGAIQHLAGMSNSKVIVAVNKDPEANIFKVADYGIVGDLFEVIPMLTEEFKKLKVHS; the protein is encoded by the coding sequence ATGGCAAGAAAAGTTCTTGTATTGGGAGAAGTTCGGGATCAATCACTGCGAAATGTTTCATTTGAAGCAATCGCAGCGGGTAAAGTTGTTTCGGAGGGCGGAGAAATTGTAGCCGTTTTAATTGGCGACCAGGTTTCCGCTCTTGCGGAAGAAATGATTCAATATGGAGCAGACCGCGTTGTAACCGTAGAAGATGAAAAGCTTGCTGCTTATACACCTGACGGCTATTCACAAGCTCTTATGGCTGTTGTGGAGGAAGAAAAACCAGAAGGAATGGTGTTTGGCCATACGGCTTTAGGAAAGGACTTATCTCCTAAAATTGCTGCTAAACTAAACTTAGGATTAGTATCTGATGCTACAGGTGTAGAAGAAGCAGGAGGCAATATCGTCTTCACCCGTCCGATTTACTCCGGTAAGGCCTTCGAAAAAGTAATCGTAACAGAAGGAATCATTTTTGCTTCCATTCGTCCTAATAACATTGCACCGCTTGAAAAGGATGAGTCCAGAAGCGGAGAGGTTCGTTCCGTAACAGCTGAAATTAAAGACTTGCGTACAATTGTGAAAGATGTCATCCGTAAAGCAACAGAAGGAGTAGATCTTTCCGAGGCGAAAGTGATTGTCGCTGGAGGAAGAGGCGTGAAAAGCACGGATGGATTTAACCCTCTTAAAGAGCTTGCTGACGTTTTAGGCGGAGCAGTAGGAGCATCCCGCGGTGCATGTGATGCAGATTACTGTGATTATTCCCTTCAAATCGGCCAGACAGGAAAAGTGGTTACACCTGATCTGTACATCGCTTGCGGAATATCCGGGGCCATTCAGCATTTAGCCGGAATGTCCAACTCTAAAGTGATTGTCGCCGTTAACAAGGATCCGGAAGCGAACATCTTTAAAGTGGCTGACTACGGCATCGTAGGAGACCTATTCGAAGTCATTCCGATGCTGACGGAAGAGTTTAAAAAATTGAAGGTTCATTCTTAA
- a CDS encoding AMP-binding protein codes for MDLIRPWLDQYPAEIPPALSFEPKTLQTYLEETAGEFPEKKAINFLGKTLTYSVLLNEAKKLAGYLQGLGLQKGDRAAIMLPNCPQGVISYYGVLMAGGVVVSTNPLYTEREIEYQLNDSGAEYIITLDLLFPRVSKVKALTKLKHVIVTKIQDYLPFPKNLLYPIVQRKQSKVKVDVSHGGTTHLFSKIIKESQAVFSKVETDPVEDIALLQYTGGTTGFPKGVMLTHKNIAANTVMCSAWMYNCRRGEEKVLGLLPFFHVYGMTAVMHLSVTEGYTMILLPKFDAGDTLKTIHKEKPTLFPGAPTIYIALLNHPDLKKYDLSSVQSCISGSAPLPVEIQERFEKETGGKLVEGYGLSEASPVTHSNFLWGRRKKGSIGVPWPNTDAMILSQETGSQAEPGEKGELIVRGPQVMKGYWGKPEETEAVMKDGWLFTGDIGYMDEEGYFYVVDRKKDMIIAGGYNIYPREVEEILYEYDKIQEVVVAGVPDPYRGETVKAYVVPKEGVKISEEELNVFARQHLAAYKVPRIYEFRSELPKTAVGKILRRALIDEEKEKLKNAN; via the coding sequence ATGGATTTAATCAGACCATGGCTCGATCAGTATCCCGCGGAAATTCCGCCGGCGTTAAGCTTTGAGCCCAAAACGCTTCAAACCTATTTAGAAGAAACGGCAGGGGAGTTTCCGGAAAAAAAGGCGATTAATTTCCTTGGGAAAACACTCACTTACTCCGTATTGCTGAATGAAGCCAAAAAATTAGCAGGATATCTACAAGGTCTTGGGCTGCAAAAGGGCGACCGTGCAGCGATCATGCTGCCTAATTGTCCTCAGGGGGTCATTTCTTATTACGGTGTACTGATGGCAGGGGGAGTGGTCGTCTCCACGAATCCGCTCTATACCGAACGGGAAATTGAATACCAGCTGAACGATAGCGGGGCGGAATACATCATAACGCTGGATTTGCTTTTCCCGAGAGTGTCTAAAGTGAAAGCGTTAACAAAATTAAAACATGTCATTGTCACAAAGATTCAAGACTATCTGCCATTTCCGAAAAATCTTTTGTATCCGATTGTTCAGCGCAAACAGTCAAAAGTTAAGGTAGATGTTTCCCATGGAGGAACAACGCATTTATTTTCTAAGATTATAAAAGAATCTCAAGCTGTGTTCTCAAAGGTTGAGACGGATCCAGTTGAAGATATCGCGCTGCTTCAATATACAGGAGGAACGACCGGTTTTCCGAAAGGGGTTATGCTTACCCATAAAAATATAGCAGCGAATACCGTAATGTGCTCGGCCTGGATGTACAATTGCCGCCGCGGAGAAGAAAAGGTACTCGGGCTGCTTCCATTTTTCCACGTGTATGGGATGACGGCCGTTATGCACCTTTCCGTTACAGAGGGTTATACGATGATTCTCCTTCCTAAATTTGATGCAGGGGATACATTGAAAACCATTCATAAGGAAAAGCCTACATTATTCCCTGGAGCACCTACCATCTATATTGCCCTGCTTAATCATCCTGATCTGAAAAAATACGATTTATCCTCTGTACAGAGCTGCATTAGCGGTTCGGCTCCCCTTCCTGTAGAAATACAGGAAAGGTTCGAAAAGGAAACCGGAGGCAAGCTTGTGGAAGGATATGGCCTGTCAGAAGCATCTCCTGTTACCCATTCCAACTTTCTATGGGGAAGAAGAAAGAAAGGCAGCATCGGTGTACCTTGGCCGAATACTGACGCTATGATTTTATCCCAGGAAACAGGAAGCCAGGCCGAGCCGGGTGAAAAAGGGGAATTGATCGTCCGCGGTCCTCAGGTTATGAAGGGCTATTGGGGGAAACCGGAGGAAACAGAGGCTGTAATGAAGGATGGCTGGCTGTTTACAGGTGATATCGGGTACATGGATGAAGAAGGGTATTTTTATGTAGTTGACCGCAAGAAGGATATGATCATTGCCGGAGGATACAATATTTATCCGCGTGAGGTTGAAGAAATTCTCTATGAATATGATAAAATACAGGAAGTAGTGGTCGCCGGGGTGCCGGATCCTTACAGAGGGGAAACCGTGAAAGCATATGTGGTCCCTAAGGAAGGCGTGAAAATCTCGGAGGAAGAACTGAATGTTTTTGCCCGACAGCATTTGGCGGCCTACAAGGTTCCGAGAATTTACGAATTCAGAAGTGAGCTCCCTAAGACTGCCGTTGGGAAAATTTTAAGAAGAGCACTTATAGATGAAGAAAAGGAAAAGCTGAAAAACGCCAATTAA
- the uvrC gene encoding excinuclease ABC subunit UvrC — MRDKIREKLALLPDQPGCYLMKDRQGTIIYVGKAKVLKNRVRSYFSGSHDGKTQRLVNEIEDFEYIVTSSNIEALILEMNLIKKYDPKYNVMLKDDKSFPFIKITGERHPRLIVTRKIKKDKGKYFGPYPNVQAARETKKLLDRLYPLRKCNSMPDRVCLYYHMGQCLAPCVYDVTAETNRKMVDDISRFLNGGYEEIKTDLTDKMYKASEAMDFERAKEYRDQIVHIEATMEKQKMSMTDFVDRDVFAYAYDKGWMCVQVFFVRQGKLIERDVSMFPIYNEPDEEFLTFLGQFYQQSSHFLPKEIMIPDSADAAMAEQLLNIRALQPKRGAKKDLLMLAHKNAKIALGEKFSLIERDEERTIKAIENLGEKLGIAVPIRIEAFDNSNIQGSDPVSAMIVFIDGKPAKKEYRKYKIRTVTGPDDYESMREVVRRRYTRALKENLPLPDLIVIDGGKGQISAAKDVLENELALEIPVAGLVKDDKHRTSNLMLGDPLELIQLERNSQEFYLLQRIQDEVHRFAITFHRQVRGKNAIQSILDEIPGIGEKRRKMLLKHFGSVKKMKEATVDQIKEAGVPYATAELIYEKLKE; from the coding sequence ATGAGAGATAAAATCAGAGAAAAATTAGCCCTCCTTCCCGATCAGCCAGGCTGTTATTTAATGAAAGACAGGCAGGGAACCATTATTTATGTCGGTAAAGCGAAGGTTTTAAAAAACCGCGTCCGATCTTACTTCAGCGGTTCTCATGATGGGAAGACGCAGAGGCTGGTTAATGAAATTGAGGACTTTGAATACATCGTAACGTCCTCGAATATAGAAGCGCTGATTCTGGAAATGAATTTAATTAAGAAATACGATCCTAAATATAATGTGATGCTGAAGGATGATAAATCCTTTCCTTTTATTAAAATTACGGGAGAACGGCACCCGCGCCTGATTGTTACGAGGAAAATTAAAAAGGATAAGGGGAAATACTTTGGGCCGTATCCGAATGTGCAGGCAGCAAGGGAAACGAAAAAGCTGCTTGACCGGCTGTATCCGCTCCGGAAATGCAACAGTATGCCTGACCGGGTTTGTCTTTACTATCACATGGGGCAGTGTCTGGCACCATGCGTCTATGATGTTACCGCTGAGACGAACCGGAAAATGGTCGATGACATCAGCCGTTTTCTAAATGGCGGCTACGAAGAAATTAAAACGGATTTAACTGATAAAATGTACAAAGCATCCGAAGCGATGGATTTTGAAAGGGCAAAGGAATACAGAGATCAAATTGTTCACATTGAAGCTACGATGGAGAAGCAAAAGATGTCGATGACCGACTTCGTAGACAGGGATGTATTTGCATATGCGTATGATAAAGGCTGGATGTGTGTTCAGGTATTTTTCGTGCGTCAGGGGAAACTGATTGAACGGGATGTTTCAATGTTTCCTATTTATAATGAACCGGATGAAGAATTTTTAACTTTCCTTGGGCAATTTTATCAGCAGAGCAGTCATTTTCTTCCGAAAGAAATCATGATTCCCGATAGCGCAGATGCAGCTATGGCTGAGCAGCTTTTGAATATTCGTGCTCTGCAGCCTAAGCGTGGAGCGAAGAAGGATTTACTGATGCTTGCCCATAAAAATGCCAAAATTGCTCTTGGGGAAAAGTTCTCTCTTATTGAACGGGATGAAGAGCGGACGATTAAGGCGATTGAAAATTTAGGGGAGAAGCTCGGGATTGCTGTGCCGATCCGGATTGAAGCTTTTGATAACTCCAACATCCAAGGCTCTGATCCTGTTTCTGCGATGATCGTTTTTATCGATGGAAAACCGGCGAAAAAGGAGTACAGGAAATATAAAATCCGCACTGTAACAGGTCCGGATGATTATGAGTCGATGAGAGAGGTAGTAAGGAGAAGGTATACCCGTGCATTAAAGGAAAATCTGCCGCTGCCGGACCTGATCGTAATTGATGGGGGTAAGGGCCAGATTTCTGCAGCTAAGGATGTGCTTGAAAATGAACTGGCGCTGGAAATTCCCGTTGCCGGTCTTGTAAAGGATGACAAGCATCGCACGTCCAATCTCATGCTTGGAGATCCTCTTGAACTGATTCAGCTGGAACGGAATTCACAGGAATTTTACCTGCTTCAGCGAATTCAGGATGAGGTTCACCGATTTGCGATCACCTTTCATCGGCAAGTGCGAGGGAAAAATGCAATCCAATCTATCTTGGATGAGATTCCA